The Burkholderia latens genome segment AGCGGCGCCGTGCCGCCGAAGATCGTGTACGCGAGGTTGTACGTGATCGCCGATGCGGTATAGCGCGTTTTCGTCGCGAACACTTCCGACATCAGCGGCGCCGTCACCACACCGGAGAACACCGCGCCGATGGCGAGCAGCGCGACGCCGAGCAGCGAGTGCGACAACACGCCCGAACCGCCCAGCGAAAACGCCGGATACACCGACACGATGATGAAGATGCCGGTCGTGGCGATCGTCGCGCGGCGGCCGACGAGGTCCGAGTAGAAACCGGCGACCGGGCACAACGCTGCCGCGAAAAACAGCGCGAGCACCGTCACGAGCAGCGACGTGCCACGCGACAGGTGGCCGGCGACTTGCAGGTACGTCGCGAAATAGGTGGTGAACGTGTAGAACGACAGCGCCGTCACCGACACGAACGCGCCGAGCTTCAGGATGTTCCACGATTGCGAATGCAGCGTTTCCATCAGCGGCGCATGCGCGATGTCGTGCTTGCCTTCGAGCGCCTGGAACGCGGGCGTTTCATTGAGGTTCACGCGCAGGTAGACGCCGATGAGGCCGACCGGCGCCGCGATCAGGAACGGCACGCGCCAGCCCCAGTCGATCATCGCCTGCGACGACAGCGACGATTCGAGCAGATACGCGACCACGGCCGCGCACGCGAACGACGAGAACGTCGATACCGGCACGAAGCTGCCGAAGAATGCGCGGCGGCGGCGCGGCGCGTGTTCCATCACGTACGCGCACGCGCCGGCGTATTCGCCGCCGGCCGAAAAGCCTTGCACGCAGCGGATGATCGTCAGCAGCAGCGGCGCCCAGTAGCCGATGCTCGCGTAGGTCGGCAGCAGGCCGATCAGCGTCGTCGAGCCGGCCATCATCAGGATCGTCAACGCGAGCGTGCGCTTGCGGCCGATCCGGTCGCCGACGACGCCGAAGATCAGCCCGCCCAGCGGACGGAATGCAAAGGCCACCGCGAACACGGCGAAGGTTTTGAGGAGGCCGACCGTCGGGTCGCCGCTCGGGAAGAATTCGCGCGTCAGGATGGTGGCGAGAAAGCCGTATGCGGCGAAATCGAACCATTCGACAAAATTGCCGATGGACGCTGCGGCGATCACGCGCCGGAGTGTTTTGGTGTCGACGTCCTGGGTGGTCATGGTCGTGTCCTCTCTACGTGTGGGCGCTCGGTTCGCGTCGAAAACCATGGTAGGGAGGCCAATTACCTAGGTCGATAGGTGTCAATTACCTAGGTAATCGGAGGAGGCGAACCTGACCGGCGGATCTGGAACATTAATGACCAAACCGCAAGACCTAGTGCGTAGATATCGTTTGCCGCGCCGTTAATGACTATCGACAATCGTGGCTCGAATCCCCGCCGCTTGCGCCAGAAGCGCAGGGGCGGCCGGCACGTGGCGGCTATCCCGGCCGTCGCTGCCATCCAGCTCACGACGACATGTACGCGTTCACGCCCTCATTCCAGAATCCAGCCGGTTCGCCGATCCGCGAGCTGTTCAAGTACCTTTCCGAACCGGGGATGATCTCCTTCGCGGGCGGCTACCCGGCGAGCGACCTGTTCGACGTCGACGGCCTGAACACGGCTGCCGAACGCGCATATGCGCAGCCGGTCCGCTGCCTGCAATACGGCCCGACCGACGGCCTGGCGGAACTGAAGCAGCAACTGATCGCATTGATGGCGCGCCGCGGCGTCGCGTGCACGCCGGCCGAATTGCTCGTCACCACCGGTTCGCAGCAGGGGCTCGACCTGCTGCTGCGCGTGATGGTCGCGCCGGGCGACGTCGTGCTGACCGAACAACCCGCTTATCCGGCGACGCTGTCGGCGATGCGTCTGCAACAGGCGCGGATCGTGACGATCCCCGTCGATGGCGACGGCCTCGACGTCGACCGTCTCGCTTCGCTGCTCGCGTCGGGCGCGATCGCGCAGCCGAAGCTGCTGTACACGGTGCCGACCTTCGCGAACCCGACCGGCGCGACGCTTGCGCGCGAACGTCGGCTGAAGCTGTTGCGGCTCGCGGTGCAATACCGTTTCCTGATCGTCGAGGACGACCCGTACGGCGATCTGCGCTTCGCGGGCGAGCCGGTGCCCTCGATGCTCGCGCTGGCGAGCGAAGTCGAAGGTGCGCGCGACTGGATCGTGCACTTCGCGAGCCTGTCGAAAATCGTCGCGCCGGGGCTGCGCGTGGGCTGGACGATCGCGCCGGCCGAGATCGCACGCCGCTGCGTGATCGCGAAGCAGACGGTCGACCTGTGCAGCGCGCCGTGGACGCAAGCGATCGCCGCTGAGTATCTTGCCGACGGTGCGCTCGAACGCCATTTGCCGCACATCACGGCGGCCTACAAGCGCAAATGCGATGCGATGTGCGACGCACTGCGCGATGGCTTCGGCGACGCGATTACGTTTCATCGTCCCGAAGGCGGGATGTTCGTGTGGGCGCGGATCGGCGCGGTGTCGTCCGACGTGCTGCTGCAACGGGCGATCGCGAACAAGGTCGTGTTCGTGCCTGGCAACGCATTCTTCGCCGACAACGTCGACGCCGCGTCGCTGCGCCTGTCGTTCGCCGCGCCGGACATCGATCCGATCCGGGAAGGCGTCGCGCGCCTGGTGCGCGCATATGGTGCGGCGCTGGCCGCGTGAGGAGACAGATAGATGAACATCGTCGTCAGCACCGCCGGATGGGCGGATGAAGCGCCGGGCATGGCCGGCGTCCGGCCCGTCGAGCACAGATCGTCGCAGATCAGCGCGGGGCCGCAATACGTGGCCGACGTGCTGGGCCGCTTCGGCGCGGAGCCGAACGACGCAGGCGACGCGGCGCCTGCCGTCCTCGGCTACAACTGAACCGGGCGGCCGCCCGCTCGCGCTGCCGGCAGCGCGCGGCCGCCGAGACGGTTAAGCTAGCGCGATCGACTCCCCGACACCGCCGCGCCCACATGTCCGATCCCGCTGCCGAATCGCTTGCGCAAACATACGACCGTCTATGGTCGTGCCTCGAATCCGGCGTCGGCGCACAGCGCTCGCCGTTCACGATGCTGCTGGCCGCGACGCTCGGCGTCGACGGCGCGCCGAAGGTGCGCATGGTCGTACTGCGGCAAGTCGATCGTGCG includes the following:
- a CDS encoding MFS transporter; translation: MTTQDVDTKTLRRVIAAASIGNFVEWFDFAAYGFLATILTREFFPSGDPTVGLLKTFAVFAVAFAFRPLGGLIFGVVGDRIGRKRTLALTILMMAGSTTLIGLLPTYASIGYWAPLLLTIIRCVQGFSAGGEYAGACAYVMEHAPRRRRAFFGSFVPVSTFSSFACAAVVAYLLESSLSSQAMIDWGWRVPFLIAAPVGLIGVYLRVNLNETPAFQALEGKHDIAHAPLMETLHSQSWNILKLGAFVSVTALSFYTFTTYFATYLQVAGHLSRGTSLLVTVLALFFAAALCPVAGFYSDLVGRRATIATTGIFIIVSVYPAFSLGGSGVLSHSLLGVALLAIGAVFSGVVTAPLMSEVFATKTRYTASAITYNLAYTIFGGTAPLVATWLISATGTNLSPAYYLIAVSIFAMIGGLALPETSKTALEDAGPATAGTGQSAKRGIERAV
- a CDS encoding PLP-dependent aminotransferase family protein gives rise to the protein MYAFTPSFQNPAGSPIRELFKYLSEPGMISFAGGYPASDLFDVDGLNTAAERAYAQPVRCLQYGPTDGLAELKQQLIALMARRGVACTPAELLVTTGSQQGLDLLLRVMVAPGDVVLTEQPAYPATLSAMRLQQARIVTIPVDGDGLDVDRLASLLASGAIAQPKLLYTVPTFANPTGATLARERRLKLLRLAVQYRFLIVEDDPYGDLRFAGEPVPSMLALASEVEGARDWIVHFASLSKIVAPGLRVGWTIAPAEIARRCVIAKQTVDLCSAPWTQAIAAEYLADGALERHLPHITAAYKRKCDAMCDALRDGFGDAITFHRPEGGMFVWARIGAVSSDVLLQRAIANKVVFVPGNAFFADNVDAASLRLSFAAPDIDPIREGVARLVRAYGAALAA